The following proteins come from a genomic window of Rutidosis leptorrhynchoides isolate AG116_Rl617_1_P2 chromosome 10, CSIRO_AGI_Rlap_v1, whole genome shotgun sequence:
- the LOC139872746 gene encoding protein translocase subunit SecA, chloroplastic produces MALTSTSHSNNFTSSSSSSSYSFHPSNFPNIHHLLNPNFTRKLTLLRECTNCSCSNKHRYYHSNNYVQRDRKMIAAAPAASLGGLLGGIFKSGADTGESTRQQYAATVALINSLESELISLSDSELRDRTSVLKQRARQSPDSLDSILPEAFAIVREASKRVLGLRPFDVQLIGGMVLHKGEIAEMRTGEGKTLVAILPAYLNALSGKGVHIVTVNDYLARRDCEWVGQVARFLGLTVGLIQQNMTSEERRQNYLCDITYVTNSELGFDYLRDNLAMSVEELVIRGFNYCVIDEVDSILIDEARTPLIISGPAEKPSEQYYKAAKIAAAFERDIHYTVDEKQKNVLLTEQGYADAEEILEVKDLYDPREQWASFLINAIKAKELFLRDVNYIIRAKEVLIVDEFSGRVMQGRRWSDGLHQAVEAKENLPVQNETVTLASISYQNFFLQFPKLCGMTGTAATESSEFESIYKLKVTIVPTNKAMIRKDDSDVVFRATTGKWQAVVVEISRMNKTGRPVLVGTTSVEQSDLLSKQLRETGIPHEVLNAKPENVEREAEIVAQSGRLGAVTIATNMAGRGTDIILGGNAEFMARLKLRELLMPSVVKPAEGVFVSVKKAPPKKTWKVSESLFPCSLSQETSMVVEEAVQLAASSWGRRSLPELEAEERLSYACEKGPTQDEVIAKLRHSFLQIAKEYKTFTEEEKKKVVAAGGLHVVGTERHESRRIDNQLRGRSGRQGDPGSTRFFLSLEDNIFRIFGGDRIQGMMRAFRVEDLPIESKMLTKALDEAQRKVENYFFDIRKQLFEYDEVLNSQRDRVYTERRRALESEDLQSLLIEYSELTMDDILEANIGSDAPKENWDFEKLIAKLQQYCYLLNDLTPDLLMSKCSTYEDLRNYLRVCGREAYLKKREIVDKEAPGLMKEAERFLILSNIDRLWKEHLQALKFVQQAVGLRGYAQRDPLIEYKLEGYNLFIEMMAQIRRNVIYSIYQFKPVMVKDPPKPRKDGGNGSLPPPSSVSSEANV; encoded by the exons AGTAACAAACACAGGTACTATCATAGTAATAATTACGTTCAACGAGACCGGAAAATGATAGCGGCTGCTCCGGCAGCGTCGTTAGGAGGTTTACTCGGCGGAATTTTCAAAAGTGGTGCAGATACCGGAGAGTCTACTAGACAGCAATATGCAGCAACTGTTGCACTTATTAATTCGCTTGAATCGGAGCTGATTTCACTCTCGGATTCTGAATTGAGAGATCGAACAAGTGTATTGAAGCAACGAGCTCGACAATCGCCAGACTCTTTGGACTCTATTCTACCT GAGGCGTTTGCTATAGTGAGAGAGGCTTCAAAGAGGGTTTTAGGTCTTCGTCCTTTTGATGTTCAACTAATAG GTGGCATGGTGCTTCATAAAGGGGAAATAGCTGAAATGAGGACTGGAGAAGGAAAAACACTTGTGGCTATCTTACCAGCTTATTTAAATGCATTAAGTGGTAAAGGAGTTCACATTGTTACCGTTAATGATTACCTTGCAAGGAGAGATTGTGAATGGGTTGGTCAAGTTGCTCGCTTTCTTGGACTCACAGTTGGGCTAATCCAGC AAAATATGACCAGTGAAGAGAGGAGGCAGAATTACTTATGTGATATCACATATGTCACCAATAGTGAGCTTGGTTTTGATTACCTGAGAGACAATCTTGCCATG AGCGTTGAGGAGCTTGTAATAAGGGGTTTCAATTACTGTGTCATCGATGAGGTTGATTCAATACTGATCGATGAAGCAAGAACTCCTCTTATCATATCAGGTCCTGCTGAGAAACCAAGTGAACAATACTATAAAGCTGCTAAAATTGCTGCTGCTTTTGAACGAGATATTCATTACACG GTTGATGAGAAGCAGAAGAATGTTTTACTTACTGAACAAGGATATGCAGATGCTGaagaaattcttgaagtaaaagatcTATATGATCCCCGAGAACAATGGGCTTCGTTTCTCATTAATGCAATAAAAGCTAAAGAGCTTTTTCTTAGAGATGTGAACTATATAATTCGTGCCAAAGAGGTTCTCATAGTTGACGAGTTTAGTGGTCGTGTTATGCAG GGGAGGCGATGGAGTGATGGGCTCCACCAGGCAGTTGAAGCAAAAGAAAACTTACCCGTTCAAAATGAGACTGTGACTCTGGCCTCAATTAGTTATCAGAACTTCTTTCTCCAG TTTCCAAAGCTTTGTGGTATGACTGGTACAGCAGCAACTGAGAGTTCAGAGTTTGAGAGTATATACAAGCTCAAAGTTACAATTGTCCCGACAAACAAGGCTATGATACgaaag GATGACTCAGACGTGGTGTTTAGGGCAACAACAGGAAAATGGCAGGCAGTTGTTGTAGAAATTTCTAGAATGAATAAAACCGGGCGCCCAGTGCTTGTTGGCACGACTAGCGTTGAACAAAGTGATTTATTGTCTAAACAACTTCGTGAAACTGGAATCCCTCATGAG GTATTAAATGCAAAACCAGAAAATGTGGAGCGAGAAGCAGAAATTGTGGCACAAAGTGGTCGGCTTGGTGCAGTTACTATAGCTACTAATATGGCAGGTCGAGGAACCGATATAATTCTTGGTGGCAATGCAGAATTTATGGCTAGGTTGAAGCTACGTGAGTTACTCATGCCAAG TGTTGTTAAGCCAGCTGAGGGAGTTTTTGTTTCCGTGAAGAAAGCTCCCCCAAAAAAGACATGGAAG GTAAGTGAAAGTTTGTTCCCATGTTCACTATCACAAGAAACTTCCATGGTGGTTGAGGAAGCTGTACAGTTGGCTGCCAGCTCATGGGGCCGGAGATCTTTACCTGAGCTGGAAGCAGAAGAGCGTCTTTCTTATGCTTGTGAAAAG GGTCCCACTCAAGACGAAGTAATTGCAAAATTGCGCCACTCTTTCCTCCAAATCGCAAAAGAATATAAAACTTTTActgaagaagagaaaaagaaggtTGTAGCAGCTGGAGGACTTCATGTCGTTGGGACTGAACGCCATGAATCACGACGAATCGATAATCAG CTGCGTGGACGAAGTGGAAGGCAGGGAGATCCTGGAAGTACCCGTTTCTTTCTTAGTCTTGAAGATAATATCTTTCGCATATTTGGGGGTGATCGAATTCAG GGTATGATGAGAGCTTTTAGAGTTGAGGACCTACCAATCGAATCAAAAATGTTGACAAAAGCACTGGACGAAGCTCAACGAAAAGTAGAGAATTACTTTTTTGATATTCGAAAGCAATTATTTGAATATGACGAGGTTTTAAACAGTCAAAGAGACCGTGTTTATACTGAGAGAAGAAGAGCTTTAGAATCTGAAGATCTTCAATCTCTGCTTATTGAGTATTCTGAACTCACAATGGATGACATATTAGAG GCAAATATTGGTTCTGATGCTCCCAAGGAAAACTGGGATTTTGAAAAGCTTATTGCTAAGCTCCAGCA GTATTGCTATCTGTTGAATGATTTGACTCCAGATTTACTGATGAGCAAATGCTCGACTTATGAAGATTTGAGGAATTATCTTCGTGTATGTGGACGTGAAGCATACTTAAAGAAAAGA GAGATTGTGGATAAAGAAGCTCCGGGGTTGATGAAAGAAGCGGAAAGGTTTTTGATATTAAGCAACATAGATCGGTTATGGAAAGAACACTTGCAAGCACTTAAATTTGTGCAGCAAGCAGTAGGTTTACGCGGATACGCACAACGCGATCCACTTATTGAATACAAGCTTGAAGGCTACAATCTATTTATTGAGATGATGGCACAGATTAGAAGAAATGTTATTTATTCTATATACCAG TTTAAACCCGTGATGGTGAAGGATCCGCCCAAACCCCGCAAGGATGGTGGAAATGGGTCACTGCCCCCACCATCATCTGTCAGCTCTGAGGCTAACGTATGA
- the LOC139872747 gene encoding protein S-acyltransferase 18, with the protein MMRRHGWQRPLHSLQIVGMAIYGFLVAAFYTFLGLFVYTRTVVIVITSIYSFTALAVMFLFIRCTAIDPTDKTNSKRKKKRSKSDSKQLNYGLLLSHIVMRFFTKIERKILRKFIRRKYLDPLSTTAQMEPLIPFPLVIKDDSVSPGPLQDDISFCALCDSQVKKQSKHCRTCNRCVEGFDHHCRWLNNCVGKKNYRTFILLLVSVLLMLIIEGGTAIAIFVRCFTDAKGIDMDLLRMLHFQFPRGLLLAICVLLVLLTAYGSAALGQLFFFHVVLIRKGMRTYDYIMAMKEENQLLEDDSDMSSDDESIDMDSPEKTRFTICRERIPENQHILSVRIDKEPPPVIKKQGFRASISPWKLITMSREKAQLAADKAREKFMREKVIDEEDDDRLKPLPLETKSGPSLMTANIDNNKGVGIGATPLVVKGMLSSPRRRYSVSPSTKQKYKSNFDLKLTEVSRELETYISRKVLCSVVKNGDNEPSPSPR; encoded by the exons ATGATGAGACGCCATGGCTGGCAACGGCCACTTCATTCTCTACAG ATAGTAGGCATGGCTATATACGGTTTCTTAGTTGCTGCTTTCTATACCTTCCTAGGGCTTTTCGTTTATACTCGAACCGTTGTTATCGTTATTACCTCAATCTATTCCTTTACG GCACTGGCAGTTATGTTTTTATTTATTAGGTGTACTGCGATTGATCCAACCGACAAAACTAATTCTAAAAGGAAGAAGAAGAGGTCGAAGAGTGATTCAAAGCAGTTAAATTATGGTCTTTTACTAAGTCATATTGTTATGAGGTTTTTCACAAAGATTGAACGCAAGATCCTTAGGAAATTTATAAGGCGAAAATATCTTGATCCTTTGAGTACTACAGCTCAAATGGAGCCTCTGATTCCATTCCCACTTGTTATCAAGGATGATTCGGTTTCACCTGGCCCGTTACAAGACGATATCTCATTTTGTGCCCTGTGTGATTCTCAG GTTAAAAAGCAAAGCAAACATTGCAGGACATGTAATCGGTGTGTTGAAGGGTTTGACCACCATTGCAGG TGGTTGAACAATTGTGTTGGGAAAAAAAACTACAGGACGTTTATTCTTCTTCTCGTCTCTGTCTTGTTAATG CTTATAATTGAAGGGGGGACTGCAATTGCCATATTTGTTAGGTGCTTTACAGATGCAAAAGGAATTGACATGGACCTTTTAAGAATGCTCCATTTTCAATTTCCAAGAGGACTTCTTTTAGCTATCTGT GTTCTGCTGGTTTTACTGACAGCTTATGGTTCAGCAGCTCTAGGACAACTTTTCTTCTTTCATGTCGTCCTCATCCGCAAG GGGATGCGAACTTATGATTATATAATGGCAATGAAGGAAGAAAATCAGTTGCTGGAAGATGATTCAGATATGTCTTCTGATGATGAGAGCATAGATATGGATTCCCCTGAAAAAACAAGATTCACGATATGCAGAGAGAGAATACCAGAG AACCAGCATATACTTTCTGTAAGAATTGATAAAGAACCACCACCTGTAATAAAGAAGCAAGGTTTTCGTGCAAGTATAAGTCCATGGAAGCTAATAACAATGAGCCGTGAAAAAGCTCAACTAGCTGCTGATAAGGCCAGAGAAAAGTTCATGAGAGAAAAAGTaatagatgaagaagatgatgatcgaCTTAAGCCACTACCATTGGAGACAAAAAGTGGGCCATCTTTAATGACAGCAAACATAGATAACAATAAAGGTGTTGGTATTGGTGCGACTCCTCTTGTTGTAAAAGGGATGCTTTCAAGTCCCAGAAGACGATATTCTGTTTCTCCATCAACGAAGCAAAAGTATAAGAGTAATTTTGATCTTAAGTTAACGGAGGTTTCTAGAGAGCTTGAGACGTATATTTCAAGGAAGGTTTTGTGTTCTGTTGTGAAAAATGGTGATAACGAGCCGTCACCCTCTCCAAGATAG
- the LOC139871882 gene encoding protoporphyrinogen oxidase 1, chloroplastic, producing MSSLTHLPYPNYHRNLSSFPAPISRHSVVNLRKFQFRCSIANRDSATTPSISDNTSNSHQPLLDCVIVGGGISGLCIAQALATKHEGVSDLIVTEARDRVGGNISTVEKDGYLWEEGPNSFQPSDAMLTMVVDCGLKDELVLGDPTAPRFVLWDGDLKPVPSSPSDFPTFDLMSLSGKLRAGFGALGIRPPPPDHEESIEEFVRRNLGDEVFERLIEPFCSGVYAGDPSKLSMKAAFGKVWKLEQNGGSIIGGALKALQKKNKSKKIPRDPRLPTPKGQTVGSFRKGQAMLPNAISKGLGSRVKLSWKLKSISKLDNKGYSLTYETPNGSEIVLTKTVIMTIPSYVASDLLRPLSMEAADALSQFYYPPVAAVSVSYPKEAIRSDRLIDGQLKGFGQLHPRSQGVETLGTIYSSSLFPNRAPPGRVLLLNYIGGATNPGIISKTEGQLVEAVDRDLRKMLINPKAGEPLTLGVKVWPRAIPQFLIGHYDNLEQAKCSLSMGGFRGLFLGGNYVSGVALGRCVENAYEVAADVSKFLSQGVYK from the exons ATGTCATCTCTTACGCACCTTCCTTACCCAAATTACCACCGGAATCTATCTTCATTTCCGGCACCAATTTCCCGACACTCCGTCGTCAATCTCCGTAAGTTTCAGTTCCGATGCTCAATCGCCAATAGAGATTCCGCAACCACACCATCAATTTCCGATAATACTTCAAATTCGCATCAGCCGTTACTTGATTGCGTAATCGTTGGTGGAGGAATTAGCGGACTTTGCATTGCGCAAGCCCTAGCAACGAAACATGAGGGCGTAAGTGATTTGATTGTAACGGAAGCACGTGATAGAGTTGGGGGAAATATATCAACGGTTGAAAAAGATGGTTATCTATGGGAAGAAGGTCCTAATAGCTTTCAACCTTCTGATGCTATGCTTACTATGGTG gtGGATTGTGGGTTGAAGGATGAATTAGTGTTGGGTGACCCCACCGCACCTCGGTTTGTACTTTGGGATGGTGATTTGAAGCCGGTAccttcgagtccatctgattttcCTACCTTCGATCTGATGAGCTTATCTGGGAAACTCAGAGCAGGTTTTGGTGCTCTCGGGATCCGTCCTCCACCGCCC GATCATGAGGAATCCATTGAAGAGTTTGTTCGCCGTAACCTTGGTGATGAAGTTTTTGAACGCTTAATAGAACCATTTTGCTCAG GTGTGTATGCGGGTGATCCTTCAAAACTAAGTATGAAAGCAGCATTTGGAAAAGTTTGGAAATTGGAGCAAAATGGTGGTAGCATTATTGGTGGTGCATTGAAGGCACTTCAGAAGAAGAATAAGAGCAAAAAGATTCCACGTGATCC GAGATTACCAACACCAAAGGGACAAACGGTTGGATCTTTTAGGAAGGGACAAGCAATGTTACCTAATGCCATTTCAAAAGG GTTGGGTAGCAGAGTGAAATTGTCGTGGAAACTCAAAAGTATCTCCAAATTGGATAACAAAGGATATAGTTTGACATATGAAACACCAAATGGATCTGAGATTGTGCTGACTAAAACTGTTATCATGACTATTCCCTCTTACGTGGCTAGTGACTTGCTGCGTCCTCTTTCG ATGGAAGCAGCAGATGCTTTGTCCCAATTTTATTATCCTCCTGTTGCTGCTGTATCTGTTTCTTATCCAAAAGAGGCAATTCGTTCCGATCGTTTAATTGATGGTCAACTCAAGGGTTTTGGTCAATTGCATCCTCGAAGTCAAGGAGTGGAGACCTTAG GTACTATATACAGTTCGTCTCTTTTCCCTAATCGGGCTCCTCCTGGAAGGGTCCTGCTCCTGAACTACATTGGAGGTGCTACAAATCCTGGTATTATATCAAAA ACTGAAGGTCAACTCGTTGAAGCAGTTGACCGTGACCTACGAAAGATGCTGATAAATCCTAAAGCAGGAGAACCGTTGACTTTAGGGGTCAAAGTGTGGCCTCGAGCAATTCCGCAGTTTCTGATTGGTCATTACGATAATCTAGAACAAGCAAAATGCTCTCTTAGTATGGGGGGATTTCGGGGTCTGTTTCTTGGCGGAAACTACGTATCTGGTGTGGCTTTAGGACGATGTGTGGAAAATGCTTATGAGGTTGCTGCTGATGTAAGCAAATTTTTGTCACAAGGCGTGTACAAGTAA